aaatctcaatagCTGGTTCTAATTCCCAAATACACTGAGCTTCCTGGTTTCCAAAGTAACGAGCCATTGGCCGAGCAGCGGCGGGAGGAGATGATTCGCTACATGTGTCTGGATTCCTTCATGATCACACCGATGCCCGTCCTGGCTGAGATGTGTTCCAAACTCATCTGTAGTATTTCCTCCATCATTCACGGCGGCGCTCTGTGTAAGTACAGTCATACATAACTCACATTTAGTGGAAGCAAGTTGAAATCCAGTGACAGCTCAAGTTTCtaatgctttttaaatattgttctgTATTTCTTGTATCCAGCCTGTCAGTGTGACCCGCAGGGTTCCCTCAGTGGGGAGTGCGATAGAGTGGGAGGTCAGTGTCGATGTAAACCCAACGTCATGGGTCAACACTGCGACCAGTGTTCCCCAGGAACCTACGGCTTTGGAGTGAATGGCTGCACTGGTGAGTCTGCTATATGATCAGCTAACTCTCTCACATGGTAGCACTTAATTACAGATCAGAGCATAATAAATAAGATTTGTTTTATCAGGTAGTCTAAATTTTTGCAAGAGAGACTTGGGTagaacagataaaaacaaaaaaactcagtACTAATTGAATTTCAATCCAAAGAGAAGTCCAGTTACACCATCACATTATTCATATAAATAATTCACTTCCATAATTCAGTATATTTTTGTTCAAAATTCCAATAGGAAAGACAAATAGTGAATATCAGTTGGGGAACAGTGAATAACCCTTTGAATACCTCACTCTGTCCAGCCTGCGACTGCCACTCTGAGGGTTCATTGAGCCACCAGTGTGACCCAGTTACAGGCCAGTGCCAGTGTAGGCAGGGAGCCACTGGACGGATGTGCTCTGACTGCCAACAAGGCCAGTGGGGCTTCCCCAGCTGCAGCCCCTGTCAGTGTAACGGCCACGCAGACCTCTGTGACCCCAGCACCGGGGAGTGTCGAGACTGCAGGGACTACACAGCTGGACACCTCTGTGAACGGTAAGGTTATAACACTCAGATCAGATGTCAGACTCTGGTCTTTTGAACCTCGTGGTAAAATACCTTTCTGCGTTCGCCCTAGTTGTGTGGATGGCTTCTTTGGGAACCCAGTGCTTGGCTCAGGGGAACACTGTCGGCCCTGCCCCTGCCCTGGAAACCCCGGCTCAGATCACTTTAACGGACACTCCTGTCAAGCTGATCACAGCACTAACCAGATCATCTGCAACTGCAAGCAAGGCTACACTGGTGAGCTATGACACTGGTGTCTTTTGTTGCTCACTTTTCACTAGGCCTGAtcatttatacacatatattTCATTAATAATGGCAAAATCACTGTGGCTGATTCTGCACTGAACTACTCAGAGTTTAAGACTCTACTAATGTCTTACATCAGTGTAAAGAAGTTTTAAACCCAACATGTGCCACATTCTCTGTTTTCTTACCAAGGATCCCGTTGTGACCAGTGTGCCCCTGGTTACTATGGTAATCCAGACCAGCCTGGGGGGCAGTGCCTACCATGTGAGTGTAGCGGCAACATCGACACCCAGGACTTTGAGTCATGTGACCCCAGGACCGGCCAATGCCTCAAGTGCCTGTACAACACCGACGGCCCCTCCTGTGCACACTGTCAACACGGTTACTATGGCAACGCTCTGGCCCATGACTGCAGACGTGAGTAATGATAGCAAATGTATCTTTCCAATGTTATATTcgatgtctgtgttgtgttagaTTACTGATGTTAGCGTCAAAAGCTACATGCCTAAAAACTGAGTGGATGATAAACCACCAACTTCTCTCTGAGTTTTAACTTTatagagaaaagaagaagcacCTGTATCCAGGGTGGAACTCTCATTAAACATAGGAAATTTGGTCCAGATCTGACTTTGTGAAGTTTCAATACTTCATGATAAAGTCTCGAAATTCAACACAGCACCATTGATGAAAACTCACAATATTCACAATGAAGGTGATATTGAAAGTGATAGGATCAACCTGTTTGGAGGATATCCAAGTGTAAAAGGAGTTATTTTCAGTTGCTACTAGGTGGCACTTTGACTGAGCCTGAATATCGTAAAGTAGATATGTTCAGGCCGAGATTCTTATCTGACGTGATGTTTGGTACAGATTTGACCATGTACAGGCCTGTTGTAAAGTTCATCTCGTTTAACACAGAAATTCAACAGACCTGCCATTTAATGAAATTAAGAACGTTCAGTTTAACATTAGACTGccaaatttcttattttatcaaAATACGGTTTGTGGAAATTcaactttgtgtctttgtgtgtccattaaacaaatgttttcttgtcaGGTTGTACCTGTGTGACTGCTGGCACTATGCAGTCTGcttgcagcgatggacagtgtCACTGTGACCGGCAAACAGGAGCCTGTCCTTGCAGGGAGAATGTGGCTGGAAACAACTGTGACCAGTGCGCCTCGAACCACTGGAACTACGGTCAGGACCGAGGCTGTGAGCCCTGTCACTGTGACCCACAACACGCTCTGGGTGCTCACTGCAACATGGTGAGGAAGTGGAAAAGGAAAATGATCAATTATaagtattgttatttatttcttatcCGTATGTGACTGCCTATCATTCTTGGTGAagctatctctctgtctctctctgtattctACAGTTCACAGGCCAGTGCCACTGTCATCCAGGCTTTGGAGGCAAGCAGTGCACTGAGTGTGAGCAGTTCCACTGGGGTGACCCTCAGGTACAGTGTCAAGGTAATTCACCCTGTAACAAATACCATAGAGTACATAGCACTTGTGAACAGGAATGGGAATTATATTTTAGGCTAGTTATAACAGTGAGATTTAGTGACGCTAGAACAACAGTCCATCAGTGTATACAAAATCAACTTGCCATTCCTACCATTCATATGGTATTTATCATTCCGGGCCTCTAATGTGGCCTGAAAAGATTTATTAACAAGGGTTGATAATGTATTACATCATTAAAACAAGGGCTAGTTTTAACCAGGTGTTTTAGACTTCTCTGTAGTGTGAGGTCCAGATTTTCAACTTATAATAATCTAATGCAAgttaaataatgatgatgacaaagATTAAAAGCCAAAGAATCCCACACAATGTCCATCACTTGAGCTGACCTTGttcacagacattttctgacttcaaaaaacaccaaacatgaaaaacctGCCAGTCAGAAGATACCAGCACCATCTCCGACATGAATTATACTAAATGTCTTTCTTTGCCTTCTCTCCTGGTGCCTTCCATTCAGAGTGTAACTGTCATCCCCTGGGCTCAGAGATGGCCCAGTGTGACCGAACAACGGGAGCATGCGAGTGCCTGGAGGGAGCAGTCGGGAAGCAGTGCGATGAGTGCGCTCGAGGCTTCACAGGCGTTTTCCCAAAATGTGTCCAGTGTCACCCGTGCTTTCAGCTGTGGGATGATGCGCTGTGCCAGATCAGAAGGGACCTGGAACACATCCAGTACACGGTGCAGAAGATCCTGGAGAGCGGGGTCACGCCAGGAGTAGAGGACACGCACATCAAAGAACTGGAGAGGAAGCTGAAGCAGGTGCAGGATCTGATCAGTGTGGACGACAGCGACAGGATCCACCAGCTGATTGGACAGAGCATTGATGACCTGAGGTGAGGATGTCAAACCGTGTTTGGATTTCCACGAATATGTCTTCTTTCACTTGCTACCAAAGAACAAACCAGGTAGTAAATCAAATACACCACTCTTTATGTTTCAGGGCTGAGATTGCACTGACCGATGGGCGTCTGATGGGCGTCACCCGAGAGCTAAATacaacagcagaagaagaggaggcacTGAGACGTACACTGAATGATCTGGAGAAAGACCTGAGGGACATCAACACCACTGTGGCTCACAAACAGCGCCTGCTCGATGACTACCTCACCGCAGGGTTTACAGGTAGCAAACTCAATTAAGTCAATGAAACTCAACAGCACAAGGTCTCATGACAACAAATAAAAGAAgtaaatatataatgaataattagctgtcaatcataactgTCAAACTCGTATTCTTGTCTCATCCCAGATCAGTTTGAGAAAGTCAAGAAGTACTATTTACAGTCATTGGAGGCTGAGGAGAAATGCAACAGCTCAGTGTATGGTCCCTCCAGTGCAGTGGAACAGTCCAAAGAAACCCGCACTCTTACTGAAAACCTGCTGGATGCCAGCAAAGACAAGTTCCTCCGCTCTCTGGCAGCTCAGAACAAATCATTGaacgagctgcaggagaagGCTCACAACCTGGATGAGAAGGTCCATCTCCTCAGCCAAAAGGTAGACAGAGCTGCAAGTTTCAGCCATTTGCTCTTGCAATTGactgatttgtttatttgtgttagCTACATTTAGCCTCTGCTTAGTCAGtgatacatttttgaaaatttgaGTAATTGACTACAATGTTGATGCTGATTGTTGATGCTCTTTTTTTCTAATTACTCTTAATTGAGTTCAGTtacagtgacatctagtggcctTAAGTCATCAGTAGTAGCTACTGGAGGGTGGACAAAGACGCACTCAATCACAAACATTCACGAGTGGATGGTCTGAAATGGGCTGAAAGTATTGGGCGTACCGAATGAAAGAAAATTCttttataataaaatgattaatcACATGATGTAGCCTTGATTATGGACTTGACACTTTCTCCACTGACTCTAACTGAGGCTAAACTGTGGTGGAAACGTTTGCTATCACCAGTCAACACACTGCATGTGTGGTTAAATGTGCAGTGCACAGGGAGCATGACTGTGCACATTTGGTATTTTGGTGACAAGATGAGGCTGGTACATCTGGGGACAAGGAAAGATTGAGATGAACTGGATGTGTTAGCAGCAGGAATTGACTCAACCAACCAGACATACTTTTATACTTCAGGTGAGGGCTGGTTGCATTGTGGCCCCGTTGATCAATGTATAACCTAACAAATATATTGTAAAAGTAAATGTCGGCCTGTTTATACCTTGTATTAATACCTAGATCTAATTATATAACTAAACATGAGTCATACATTCTTTCCAgatacattttctattttcgTAATTCGTAATAATGCATTGTTTCTCCCTTCAGGTATGTGGTGGTCACAGCAATGACAGCGTAAATGGAAGTTGCCCAGACAGCCAGTGTGGTGGCGCCGGTTGCCGTGACGATCAGGGTAATCGTGTGTGTGGAGGCGACGGATGCAACGGAACGGTGAGCGCCTCCATTGCTGCCCTTAAACAAGCTGGGCTCGCCACCAACGGTTTGAACACTGCCAATGAGGAGCTGCAGGGTGTCGCAAAAAAGGTACTGAAAAAAGTTCAACCACTCTGTATTTCCTGTGTGACAGTGCGTCCTGTTATCTGCCACGACTCGAGAAGCCAAATAATGGTTCTTTGTTGACTTGACATCGGGGTTTGCTGTGTCCAGCTCCAGGATATAGCCTCTCTGACGCAGGATGTGAAGAACCAGGCGATGAACACGCTGGAGAAAGCCCAGAAGAAGAAAGACCAgtttgaaaacaacaacaagaagctCAAAGATTTCATCGAGACGATCAGAAATTTCCTCACTGGTATGTTTATCATGATTCAACTGGTAACTCTTCTAAAAGATTGATCTTAGTTCAGCTAAACTGAGTTCACCCGCAGGAGGAGAAAATACAGCATGatgttgtgtttgagtgtttctgTATTTGACATCTGTtgcctctccttcctccctgttGTGCAGAGGAGGGAGCCGATCCAGAGAGCATAGAGAAAGTGGCTCTGCAGGTGTTGTCAATCAAGCTGCCGTTCAACAAGACCACGCTGGACAACATGGTCATGAAGATAAGGGACGGCCTGTCCAACCTCACCAACGTGGAGGACATTGTCAACCAAACCTCGCAGCACATCAGCAAAGCCAAAGAGCTGCTTGAGCAAGCTCAAGATGCCAAGTTAGTAATCCTGCTGTTtctcaaaacagaaacaacattcACCATAAACTCTTGCTGTTAAAAGAAGCATATGAAAGAGACAGCAAAGACTAGCAAGACATTTCATATTTTAGCATCCACCCACAAAGCAAAAGACATTAGATTTGTCAGATTGTATATTAGGGTCACACTTTACTGTTCAAAACACTAAAAACACTCAAATATATTTGCAGTATTCCTAAAAACTGGACTTAAAAGCTTCtcaaatcttttttattgacTATGACCAAAAAATTCACAAAATGAATTCCTTCAAtggcagttgtgtgtgtgcatgcacacaaacgactgcagctgaaactacaTGAGGTTGGACTGTGTGCGTGGatggtaacaactttatggacaATAGCGCTGCGCACAGCGCTACACACAGCTGTACGAATAAAACAACAAGGTAGAAATCTcttatattatgtttttgtggtttttcattatgaaactgttgcaggacaaattagaatattgCGAGCCACCACAATCTAGATTATAGGGAAACACTGATCATTATATTTCATGTCATTTGGATGATACTTTTATCCAGAGCAACTTacagtgcattcaacatctatgagggtcAGCATCATCCTGCCCAAGGATACTTCAACATGAGCTGGGATTTGAGCCACCAATAGGTATATTGTAGTAATGTAGACAATTATCCCCAGACTCTGTGGGTTTCCTCAGCTTAACTGTTTTGTTTCCTAGTGACAatttcagatgttttgttcAGACAAAGCAATCGTTCCATGTGATCTGTCCAGGGGCAGACAGTAAAGAGCTACAggtatttccctcaggagtggTACGGCCACAATCTCAGAATTTCACTTTGCTTAACCCAGTGACTGCAACACGTAAGGAGGACGCCATGCCATGTCTAAGCCAGAAACCTTCCCCCTGACAACTGAACTACCAGACCCCCAACTCAAAAggaaactaacaaacaaatggaacTATTTGCATTTATCACATTAATGTTTCAATCACcacctttttctgttttttctggtGACGTTGTGCAGGAGGCGAGCGGAAGGAGTGAAGGATAAAGTCAATAGCACGAAGCAGGCATTGGAAGTGTCTGAAAAGGCCATAGACAAAGCAAGAACAGCCCTGACAGAGGCCAACAATAACCTGAACAGCACCAGGAAGGCAACTGCTGAGGTACAGCATGACACCCGACACTTAGCTGTAATGTTCCATTAACTTACCACCTGCCTGTACAgtgctttattttaatttcttttcaaaatagaATAATATATCCTCTCAAATTGCTCCATTTATtcttttaatgataataataatactagtAATTTTCTCTCAGGTGGAGGAGAGGCTGGAGCAGCTGGATGATAATCAAATGGACGTCATGATGCGTTTGAACAACCTCTCTATGGGGGTGGAAGCTCTGAGGAACAAGACGGAGCAGAACAGACAGATGGCGAAAAACGCCAAAGCACTGGCTAACAACGCCACTCACCGAGCGTCCTCACTGGAGCAGGTAAGCACAGTATGAAAGGATAAAAGATTCTGTGGCCTCAGCgagcaaaacaccaagtcagagatcttttatgttattatgagaCGTGCACCAAACTGTCGGTGGAAAAAATTAGAATAAGGCCGACTGCCACAGTGTAGagaattaatgggaaacactgtacCAAGATTTCTTCACAAAAAATAAGGTTAAATGTAACAAGACATGTGCTTTCTCCCAGAGCCTCAATGAAACAGAGACGCGGTTCCATGAGCTGCAGACGAAGGTGGACAATCTTGGTGGTGAGTCTGGAGATCTGAACAGCATCAACCAAAGGGCGAAGGACATGAAGAAGGAGGCAGACGACCTCTTAAACAAAGCCACTGACGGGATAAAACAACTCGAGAGTGAGTGCATGAAGCTGCTCTCAGTCTTAACAAGTTTTTTATCAGTTATCTAGTGTGGTGCTGCTGTGAGAACATCTGTTGCTTTTTAGCGTAATGCAACAGTTCACTTCTTCTCTTTTGTAAATGATGCGAGAATGTGTTGATACTTGTTTGATCCTTTAAGTTTTGGCAAAAGTGTCTTTCCCTGGaaatgaatacacacaaacacacacaaacgcacaaatTAGCTTGCTACACACACTTTTTAACAGAAATGTTAGTTTCTATGAGGTGAAGCTTCTTGCCTCTGGAGTTTCCTGACCGCCAAGACCACAGTTGTCATTTGAATCAGCACAGGCAGCTGCTGGTGAAACAGCCAGGGTCCCAGGGCTAAACCATGTCTGAGGAGCACGCGGTCTGGAGCTGAGATAGTCGGCTGTGCCAGTGGTTTGAACGGTCcatgtgagagacagacaggggttATGCGAGGATGGTAGACAAGATGGTGGTTTTCGGTTTGGAAGGTGCAGCTTTCCAGATTCCCACTCACCAACAGTTGCTGGGGGCGGGGGGCCGACAAACCTTAATTAGAGGGTGTTAACTTTTCCAATTTGATGATTTAGAGACGTCCCAAACAGGTGACTCTACATCAGCGTTAGCCCTAAGAGGTCCAAGATAGTTTGAAACACTATGTGGCATTATCAGAAATAAGGGCTGCTTCCTGTGGCTCACAGTAAATGATGAGGTTTTGATTAggttattaaataaataaaataggtTCAAAAGTTCTAAATAAACAGTTTTGTGTCTGAGATTGTTTGGGGTCATTCATCAATACATCAAATTTTATTAGTatcctctcccaggacggactgAAGCACAATAGATGCTGAGTGTAGCAGAACATATCAATAAAATACCATAAATGGAGAGGCTCATCAATGTTTTTatagaaatgaaagaagaaggGAGCAGTAATGACAATTGCAATAATAGAGGTATTGCCAATAATAGTAGTATATGTGAATAGGCATATTGTTTATCTAAGCAGCTGCCTAGTTGTAGTCACTATTGATCTGCCACCATGATCATGATCCACTGATCTGATGGAGGAAGGACAGTTGAGCAGCACATATGATTTTGTGATTCCTGTGGATGAGTGAATGAACTCTCAAGTTGTCCAGCTGTAGAGTCCCTTCTTGCTGTCGCCCATGTTGACTTCTGTGTCACTCTCTGCAGAATTGGAGAAAAGGTTCAAGACAAATGAGCGGCGGATGCAGAGGCAGCGCGCGGACCTGGACGAGCTGAAGGAAAACGCCACCGTGGTGCGGGACAAGATCTGGGAACAGTTGCAGAAGTACTCTAGCTGCGTGTGAGGTCGCCAGGGTCGCTTGCTGCCTGTTCACCGTTTGCTGCTGTGGTCCAGAGTACAGTGTGACTGATGCTGTGCCTAGGACAGAAAACTACAACGCTGCTCTGGTACCTCCATATTTTTACTGCTACTGTAACTTTTACACTTTTAGCCATCAAGTGTTATATCACAGAAACTTCCAATGTCCATGTACTGTACCACTGTTTGACCTAGATGAAAACGCCACCCTGTGTGGTGTGTATGTCTTTAAGCTATCACAACAAGTGGAtcactttttgtttcattttatacaCCATgataattaatttcattttcatgataagaaaatatatatcaGAGTATGTTATTAGAAAACTGTTATTTTGACCAAAAGTGCTTTTAGGGTTTTGTGTGTGGTGGTAGTatgttatttacattattacatttctATTAAGAAATATACAGATTGATTTCTGAAAAAttcaatgttgtgtttatttttatcactAAAAGAAACTCTTGATTATATACTTATGAAGTATTCGTATAAGCAAAATTAAGACTGACTCGCAatgatggagaaaaataaatttgatacagtttatttaaactcatgacctcctgtgtgtgtcataAAGTGCATATGTTATCTTACATATATATCACAAATGTATTAGTCTATGGTTTGCAGACAAGAGAATCTGCACCACCCAGCTGTGGGGATGGATACTGCAACAACTGAGAGAAATGTGATGGACATGGTCCTATGTCCAGGATATGGAATTTAAACTATTTAACGACACGAAGAAGTAATTACATGTAGGATGATATCTTGTTTTATACGACCAAACATTACCTTTATTTTTATAACCTCTATGTGAGACCTTTTTTACCCGACACTCACTGAGATGGCATGTGGCTGACAAGCTACACACACCTTAGAAACCCATGCAAATACCACCATTGTAACACTTCATCCTGCCACCAAGTGGTGAGGGAGATAATCACATCCTTCCTTCCACCTCACATGATAAAAGAAAgacacagttaaatgtatttttgattaCTTTATAAACATTTTGATCGAATGCATGTTTTGTTGCTCTCGTGTATTTTTTCATATGATAAATAAACTAATTATATTTTTGCATTCACATTCTTAAATAGTTGCAGTAAGAAGCCgagtgtaaaataaatataattaagaTGATGGTAATAATATCCTTATGTCAGAGAATCTTATATAAATCTATACAATGGGATGGGAGTCACATGGGAGTCACCATGCTGCCCCTGCTGTAAACATCAAACTCCTTGTAGCGGAGGTAATCTTTCAGCctcagaggaagagggagaaagtTGATGAACGCCGGGGCTCGCAGGCGCAAGCGTATGAGATGCTCTCTTATCTGCAGACGACACAGGTGCTTCAGGCTCCGAGCATTTCCTGAgtgtagagaaaaaaatcatcaacatTACTTTTGCTGccaggtaaataaataaattgactaATGGAGGATCATGGCAGCTCTTACTTTGAAGGTGACAGATCTCCGGCCACTGTTTCTGCTCCTCCAATATGTGCTTCAGTTTGGTGCAGAAGGACACGTGGTCGGTGTAGTCGAGCATGATGCGCACCACCTGAGCAGATAGGTGCTTCAGCCAGGACACGGTTATCACCTCACAGAACTAAAAGGCACAAAGAGACACGTGTGAAAGTCTTTAcctccacttctcctcctgtttctctccGAGCAGCTTCGTCTCACCACCATGTCTTTGATGACTGAAGTCGTCCAGGGGGCGTAATCGTGGGAGCTGTCGCCATAAGGACAGTCAAAGCAGCGCTTGACATCATACCCATGGTTCAGGATCATTCTCAGCATGACCTCGTCTTTCAGGGCGTACTGCAGTGCTGAGGGGAAGTGGGTGGTGTTGATGCGGGAGTAGTAGTTCACATTTGCCCCAGACTTCAGCAGCGTGTTGATCAGTTCATAGTTGCCCTGTCTGAGAGCCACCTGCAAACAGTTGATAGGGTCCTGGTTCACCATGGCCCCTGCCTCTAACAGCAGGCGGGTGCACTGAAGGTCATTGTTGGACACGGCAAAAAAGAGGGCCGACCTGCGGTCGTCTTCGTAGTTGCGGCGCACCCTCTGGTGCAGCATGACGTTTGGGTCATAGCCAGCTTTGAGCAGCATCTCCACGCAGTGGGGATGAGCCCCGGCAGCTGCAGAGTGGAGAGGACTCATCCCGCTGTCCCTCACAGCTTCCAGTGTAGTCACAGGGATGAGGTGCTTCAGTGCCCTGTCAGAGAGGAGTCCACGTTTAATAACACACTCAGTTTGAAAAGATGCTTAAACATTTCAGACACCAACTGCAGAGAATGTCTATAGAATGGGGTTCAAACTATCTCTGAAGtttgcagcaggagattctccgcacagacgcgttcacaacaacacagaaatctctgcagcgtttgggtggggggtggtggtgcagcagacagagacaggatgtAATGTATTATTTCTGCAGTAGagattatttgtttttgttaatcgACTCTTTTCACCATAGGCTCTTTAGACATCTTTGTGTCTCTAACATGTGTGGCACCATTTTTTCATGCTGCCATATTTGTATTCCCCCCCACTTGCTTGCAGTTAATCTCATGGAG
This sequence is a window from Paralichthys olivaceus isolate ysfri-2021 chromosome 6, ASM2471397v2, whole genome shotgun sequence. Protein-coding genes within it:
- the lamb2l gene encoding laminin subunit beta-1, with the translated sequence MIIMTVQLSLLMLALSVFGQELPSGPHGCTDGSCYPATGNLLIGRAVNLTATSTCGLGGPEHYCIVSHLQESDKCFECNSQHRYDPYRHRNSHRIENVINLMDNIGSNTWWQSVNGQEDVSIRLNLEAEFHFTHLIMKFKTFRPAAMIIERSADFGRTWRPYRYFASNCTRTFSGIPSNGLRHINDIICEERYSDIEPSTNGEVIYKVLDPAIHVRDPYSLDIQELLRITNLRINFTKLNTLGDDLLDRRFDVLQKYYYAIYELVVRGSCFCYGHASECAPVPGVDARENGMIHGRCVCKHNTEGLNCERCKDFHHDLPWRPAEAENPHSCRECNCNSHSNQCHFDMAVYLATGNASGGVCDDCQHNTMGRNCEMCKPFYYQDYIRDIRDQRVCAACDCDPVGSLEGGVCDSHTDPDMGMIAGQCRCKVNVKGTRCDDCKEGYYGLSQNDPLGCQPCNCDPRGIIMMGAPCDQISGDCSCKRYVTGRYCNQCLPEYWGLSNDLAGCRSCDCDFGGAFNNRCMMENGQCDCRRHLIGRQCSEVQPGYFCAPLDYYKYEAEVATGHSPSDPALPGKVRPQAETDCVQHLSNQLRRHRRHRRVTNSQQHRAALRRIRQLQQTPDVRTVHREHSSSHMVTWTGPGFARVKDGAGLVFTIDNIPYAMEYDIMIRYEPESTEDWEAVVSITSVLLPSSLRCGNLLPTEQLYTVTLPHRNRYIQMPRPFCFEPSNRYVVAIRFQRHGVSHRHLTAFVLIDSLVLIPKYTELPGFQSNEPLAEQRREEMIRYMCLDSFMITPMPVLAEMCSKLICSISSIIHGGALSCQCDPQGSLSGECDRVGGQCRCKPNVMGQHCDQCSPGTYGFGVNGCTACDCHSEGSLSHQCDPVTGQCQCRQGATGRMCSDCQQGQWGFPSCSPCQCNGHADLCDPSTGECRDCRDYTAGHLCERCVDGFFGNPVLGSGEHCRPCPCPGNPGSDHFNGHSCQADHSTNQIICNCKQGYTGSRCDQCAPGYYGNPDQPGGQCLPCECSGNIDTQDFESCDPRTGQCLKCLYNTDGPSCAHCQHGYYGNALAHDCRRCTCVTAGTMQSACSDGQCHCDRQTGACPCRENVAGNNCDQCASNHWNYGQDRGCEPCHCDPQHALGAHCNMFTGQCHCHPGFGGKQCTECEQFHWGDPQVQCQECNCHPLGSEMAQCDRTTGACECLEGAVGKQCDECARGFTGVFPKCVQCHPCFQLWDDALCQIRRDLEHIQYTVQKILESGVTPGVEDTHIKELERKLKQVQDLISVDDSDRIHQLIGQSIDDLRAEIALTDGRLMGVTRELNTTAEEEEALRRTLNDLEKDLRDINTTVAHKQRLLDDYLTAGFTDQFEKVKKYYLQSLEAEEKCNSSVYGPSSAVEQSKETRTLTENLLDASKDKFLRSLAAQNKSLNELQEKAHNLDEKVHLLSQKVCGGHSNDSVNGSCPDSQCGGAGCRDDQGNRVCGGDGCNGTVSASIAALKQAGLATNGLNTANEELQGVAKKLQDIASLTQDVKNQAMNTLEKAQKKKDQFENNNKKLKDFIETIRNFLTEEGADPESIEKVALQVLSIKLPFNKTTLDNMVMKIRDGLSNLTNVEDIVNQTSQHISKAKELLEQAQDAKRRAEGVKDKVNSTKQALEVSEKAIDKARTALTEANNNLNSTRKATAEVEERLEQLDDNQMDVMMRLNNLSMGVEALRNKTEQNRQMAKNAKALANNATHRASSLEQSLNETETRFHELQTKVDNLGGESGDLNSINQRAKDMKKEADDLLNKATDGIKQLEKLEKRFKTNERRMQRQRADLDELKENATVVRDKIWEQLQKYSSCV